CGGTTTTCGGGTTGGGCATCAGGCCGCGTGGGCCAAGGATCTTCCCAAGCTTGGAGACCGCCGGCATCATGTCGGGGGTGGCCACGGCGCTGTCGAACTCCATCCATCCCTCCGCAATCTTTTTGGCCAGATCATCCCCCCCGACCTGGTCGGCCCCGGCCTCCCTTGCCTCTGCCTCTTTCTCCCCCTTGGCGAAGGCGATCACACGGATTTTCTTTCCCAGGCCGTGGGGGAGCGGGACAGCCCCGCGCACCTGCTGATCGGACTGTTTGGGATCAACCCCCAGGCGGATGGCGACATCAACCGTCTGGTCGAACTTTTCCCCCTTCATCTCGGAAATGAGGCGGATCCCCTCGTCGAGGGAATACTTCTTCGCCGGATCAATTTTTTCACGCAAAGCCTTGTATCGTTTGCTTGGCATGTTTTATTGTGCCTTAAGTGCCTGTGTGTCCGGGTGCCCGTGTTTACGCGGGAACTCAGGCACTCTGGCACTCTGGCACTCTGGCACTCAAACGACTTCGATCCCCATGCTTCTCGCCGTTCCGGCCACCGTATTGACGGCGGCATCAAGCGTGGCGCAGTTCAGATCGGGAAGTTTGATTTTGGCAATTTCCTCCACCTGCGCCTTCGTGATCTTTCCCACCTTTTCCTTGCCGGTGAGCCCGCTCCCTTTTTCGACCTTCGCCGCTTTCTTGATGAGCACCGAGGCTGGAGGGGTTTTCAGGATAAAAGTAAACGACCGGTCGGAGTAAACGGTGATAATGGCCGGGATGATCATCCCCGCCTGCTTCTGCGTGGCGGCGTTGAACTGCTTGCAGAACTCCATGATGTTGATGCCGTGCTGGCCGAGCGCCGGCCCCACAGGAGGCGCCGGGTTTGCCGCGCCGGCGGGACATTGCAGTTTGATTTGTGCGACCGCTTTTTTGGCCATTTTTTACTGTGCCTGGGTTCCTGGGTGCCCGCGTTCCCGCGTTTACACGGGCACTCAGGCACGCAGGCACTCAGGCACTTTGTACCTAATTCTTCTCCACCTGCGCAAACTCCAGCTCCACCGGCGTTGATCTTCCAAAGATGCTCACCAGCACTTTAAGCCGTCCCTTGTCCTCGTTCACCTCGTCGACGATGCCGTTGAACGTGTTGAACGGCCCGTCGATCACGCGCACCGACTCCCCCTTTTCGAAGGTGACCCGCATCTTGGGTTTCATCTGCCCCTCGTCGATGCGCTGGGTGATCTTTCGCACCTCTTCTTCCGGCACCACCGGCGGGTTTCGGCTGTTTCCCACAAATCCCGTGATTTTCGGCGTCCCCTTCACCACATGCCAGGTCTCGTCGTTTAAATCCATTTTGACGAGGATGTAGCCCGGAAAAAATTTGCGCATGGCGGTGCGTTTTTGGCCCTTT
The DNA window shown above is from Deltaproteobacteria bacterium and carries:
- the rplK gene encoding 50S ribosomal protein L11, translating into MAKKAVAQIKLQCPAGAANPAPPVGPALGQHGINIMEFCKQFNAATQKQAGMIIPAIITVYSDRSFTFILKTPPASVLIKKAAKVEKGSGLTGKEKVGKITKAQVEEIAKIKLPDLNCATLDAAVNTVAGTARSMGIEVV
- a CDS encoding 50S ribosomal protein L1, producing the protein MPSKRYKALREKIDPAKKYSLDEGIRLISEMKGEKFDQTVDVAIRLGVDPKQSDQQVRGAVPLPHGLGKKIRVIAFAKGEKEAEAREAGADQVGGDDLAKKIAEGWMEFDSAVATPDMMPAVSKLGKILGPRGLMPNPKTGTVTFDVGKAVRELKMGKAEFKTEKAGIVHCAIGKVSFGPQKLKDNLTALLETVAKMKPASAKGNYFKGLALSATFGPGVRIDVSEVDKLHA
- the nusG gene encoding transcription termination/antitermination protein NusG, which produces MNWYVVHTYSGFEQKAKLALEERIRSLNVKPLFEEILVPSESVVEIKKGQKRTAMRKFFPGYILVKMDLNDETWHVVKGTPKITGFVGNSRNPPVVPEEEVRKITQRIDEGQMKPKMRVTFEKGESVRVIDGPFNTFNGIVDEVNEDKGRLKVLVSIFGRSTPVELEFAQVEKN